A window of the Helianthus annuus cultivar XRQ/B chromosome 4, HanXRQr2.0-SUNRISE, whole genome shotgun sequence genome harbors these coding sequences:
- the LOC110934938 gene encoding anther-specific protein LAT52 has protein sequence MAGYATILFLLSMATTAHCSWISGGAPPPVKAGDYVPLGDDLLDIPPPLSEPGSNDALALEEIDYAAYAAAGGSGGEGKGSTTDMPAANGEKRILQEKETSKDMFIIQGKVYCDPCRIQIPTKISYPLAGTKVSLVCHKADTDEESYRVDGESDAKGKYRLEAVGDHAEEMCEIVVSESPDPNCPELMDDENHVKVSLTNKHGLKGKGRYANPLGFMASDADPRCKEALDELGFTGI, from the coding sequence atggCCGGTTATGCCACAATTTTGTTTCTCTTGTCCATGGCTACAACCGCTCATTGCAGCTGGATCAGCGGTGGTGCACCTCCCCCGGTTAAGGCAGGAGACTATGTGCCTCTAGGAGATGACTTATTGGATATCCCACCCCCCCTTAGCGAGCCTGGATCCAACGACGCATTGGCGCTTGAGGAGATAGACTATGCTGCCTATGCTGCTGCCGGCGGGTCAGGCGGCGAAGGAAAAGGTTCAACCACGGACATGCCTGCGGCTAACGGGGAAAAACGTATCCTCCAAGAAAAAGAAACGAGCAAGGACATGTTCATTATCCAAGGTAAAGTTTATTGTGACCCATGCCGGATCCAAATCCCGACGAAGATCAGCTACCCGTTGGCAGGTACAAAAGTTAGCCTGGTGTGCCACAAAGCGGATACAGATGAGGAAAGCTATAGAGTGGATGGAGAGAGTGACGCGAAAGGAAAGTATAGGCTGGAAGCGGTTGGTGACCATGCAGAGGAGATGTGTGAAATCGTTGTTAGTGAAAGCCCGGACCCCAACTGTCCGGAACTGATGGATGACGAGAACCATGTTAAGGTTTCTTTGACCAACAAGCATGGGCTCAAAGGCAAGGGTCGGTATGCCAACCCGCTCGGGTTCATGGCCTCAGATGCCGATCCACGCTGCAAGGAGGCTCTTGACGAGCTTGGTTTTACCGGCATTTAG
- the LOC110936972 gene encoding E3 ubiquitin protein ligase DRIP2 translates to MSANQVVKLRRKELAACMTCPICNKLLRDATTVPECLHTFCRKCIHKKVTDEELECCPICNIDLGCVPLEKLRPDHNLQDVRGKIFPSKRRRVKAPEVAPSVTLPLRRKERSLSSLVVCTPRVSPQTTLTGKRSKGPPRKKPRGSAFSVDKSVKKEDDSIEDHQDSSSSREVSNKFTQNLRQNSSAAGPSSDPSPDKETNNGKVDTWKPFNYLLEVTNRSKNSKFTSQGSTVNPETPITPKSEGNVRKTKGKDQLKRSKFQDENGRSDMDVTESAKPKIIRKYRKNKVGSQAVLDADADANNAVGDKRVNPIWFHLVPSKEQEGEPLGQIEGSFVRLKDGNIPVSVIQKFVMSKLKLGSEHEVELRCMGQPLVPTLLLGNLMEMWLQKQPTSQTISVIVGTSAKEYMMEICYARKTLGAGVALTQAN, encoded by the exons ATGTCGGCTAATCAGGTGGTGAAATTACGGAGGAAAGAGTTAGCGGCATGCATGACATGCCCTATCTGCAATAAATTGTTGCGAGATGCTACTACTGTTCCTGAATGTCTTCATACGT TCTGCAGGAAATGTATTCACAAGAAGGTTACCGATGAGGAGCTTGAATGTTGTCCAATTTGCAATATTGACCTTGGATGTGTTCCTCTAGAGAAACTgag GCCAGACCATAATTTGCAAGATGTTAGAGGAAAAATATTTCCGTCAAAAAGGAGAAGGGTAAAGGCCCCTGAAGTTGCGCCTTCGGTTACATTACCGTTAAGAAGGAAAGAGCGGTCACTGTCGTCACTGGTAGTCTGCACTCCCAGGGTGTCACCACAAACTACTTTGACCGGTAAAAGGTCAAAAGGACCCCCAAGAAAGAAACCACGTGGGTCCGCTTTTTCCGTTGACAAATCTGTCAAGAAGGAGGATGACTCCATAGAAGACCACCAAGATAGCTCGAGCTCTCGTGAAGTTTCAAACAAGTTCACACAGAATTTGAGGCAG AATTCTTCAGCTGCGGGGCCTTCTAGCGATCCTTCTCCTGATAAAGAAACAAACAATGGTAAAGTTGATACGTGGAAACCGTTCAATTATTTGTTGGAAGTGACAAATAGGAGTAAAAATTCCAAATTTACTTCACAAGGATCTACTGTCAACCCAGAAACACCAATTACCCCAAAGAGTGAAGGGAATGTTCGTAAAACTAAAGGAAAAGATCAACTGAAGCGTTCTAAATTTCAAGATGAAAATGGGAGGTCTGATATGGATGTTACGGAATCTGCAAAACCtaaaataataagaaaatatCGCAAAAATAAAGTGGGGTCACAAGCCGTGCTGGATGCGGATGCTGATGCTAATAATGCTGTTGGGGACAAAAGAGTAAATCCTATCTGGTTCCATTTGGTACCTTCTAAAGAACA GGAGGGTGAGCCTTTGGGGCAGATAGAAGGAAGTTTTGTAAGACTAAA GGATGGCAACATACCTGTTTCAGTTATCCAGAAATTCGTCATGAGCAAATTGAAACTTGGAAGTGAACATGAG GTCGAGCTCAGATGCATGGGCCAACCGCTAGTGCCAACCCTTCTGCTAGGTAACCTAATGGAGATGTGGCTGCAGAAACAGCCAACATCACAGACAATTTCGGTCATAGTTGGAACATCGGCTAAGGAATACATGATGGAGATATGCTATGCTAGAAAGACTTTGGGTGCAGGTGTGGCTCTAACTCAAGCTAATTGA